The segment AAGGAAGATCTATAATAACTTGGTCTTTTCCGTTATTGATTACTGGGCTTTTAGTTTGGATTGCATATAATTGAGCTAAGTAAGACACGTTCATGAAAATTAACGGTAAAATACTTTTTCTAGGCTCAACACTTCTATTATTTATCGCTATATTAATATCTTTTTTAGTCCCTAAGATTTCTGGGACTTTCAAAGATTCTAGTGTAAAAAAGCCATCCGTTAAGACGGTTGAAATTCAAGTGAAGATGGTTTCCCCTAGTATAGAATCCAGCGGAATCGTGGATCCGGAGGAGAAAGTCGAAGTATACTTTAAGGTTCCAGGTCGGATCGAAAAAGTATATGTCGAAGAAGGTGATCATGCTTCTAAAGGAAAACTATTGGCGTCTTTAGAAAAATTTCAACTTGAACAAGAGAAGAAAAGGTTCGAAGCAAATTTAGACTCCTCAATGGCCCAGGTAAGGTTAGCCGAAGAAAAGTATGAAAAAGCTCGGAAGCAGGTCGAGGCAAGATATATTGAGGTCCGCAAACATTCCGAACTTGTAAATAAGTACAAAGAAGAATACGAAAAATCCAAAAAGACCTACGAAGCAAAAGAGACCGTCTTTAAAGAGGGCGGGATAAGCAGCGAAGAAGCAAATAGTGCTCGAGTTGAGATGATTGCAAGAATGACTGCTTATGAAAATGGTAAAAGGGATTATGAAATTGTCTCCATTGGAATGAGAGATGATGACATCAAAACTGCAGGATTTAAAGTTCCTACAACGGATTCTGGAAAGTTAGCCATTTTAATGGACTTAAATACTAAGATTGAAAAGGCAGAAGTAGAGGTTGCACGAGCTTCTTATCGTTCGAATGAATCTCTTCTAAATTCTGCAAAACAAAATCTAAGAGAAGCTGATCTTTATTCGCCTATGGAAGGTCTCGTAATAAAAAAATATAAAACCCGTGGCGATGTGATCAGCGGGTCTTCCGTTCAGGGGCAGGCTGTCGTACTAGTTGCGAAATTAGAAACCATATATGCTGTTTTTAACGTTAGTGAAAAAGATTCGGTAAAAGTTAAGAAAGGATTAGAGGTCGATATATCGATCGATGTTCTTCCCGAAGTTAAATATAAGGGAGTGGTCAGTAAAATTCAGCCCTATATTGAAGAAAAAACTCACACGCTTCAAGTGAGCGCGAAAGTAGAAAATAAAGGTAATAAATTAAAGCCAGGTATGTTTCTTAGAACAAGGACATATGCAGGTGAAAAAATGCCAATGTTTGAAATACCTAGATCTGGATTTACTGAGACAGGTGATAAACAAGGTTTTGTTTTCGTTATAAAGGAGAAAAGAGCTTATAAAGTTGCTGTAGAAGTCTCTGAAACTAGGGGAGAATCGATTTTAATTTCGTCAGGCTTACAAGAAGGTGATCAACTCGTTGTTGAAGGAGTAAGTAGACTGAAAGAAGGTATCGAAGTAGATGTTCTTAAATCGGAAGGTTCTGAACAAAATCAATCTGTAGGTCAGTAGTGAAGAATGCAGTTTCCTTCTTTCTTTCGCGTCCGATAGCAGTTCTTGCATTTTTCGTTTCGCTAGTCATATTTGGGATTCTTTCCTTATTCGATTTAAAGATTACAACCTTACCCGATATAGGGTTTCCTAAGATATTAATCGAGACTAAATATCCCTATGCCGGAATTGAGGAAACCGAATCTTTAGTTTCCCGTCCTATCGCAGAAAGACTCGGATCTTCTCGAGGGGTAAAAGCAGTCTATAGCGTCTCTGAACCTGGTGTTTCAAAAATAACTGTTACGTTTGTAGATAATCGTGACTTAGATTTCAAAATTTTAGAGCTTCGCGAAAAGTTAGAACAAGTAAGAGAAGCGCTCCCTCAAAATGTTGAAAAACCTGTGCTTACCAGATATGATCCGAATGCAGGCTCATTTTTGGAGATTGCTGTTTTTCCGGATAAGTTAAACGACCCTATTCTTCTTAGAAGCAAAGTTGAAGAAGATTGGAAGCCTATTTTGGAAAGAGTCGAAGGTATTGCTAGCCTCCAAATCGGCGGAGGTTATGAGAGAGAAATTTTAGCAAAAGTAGATTCTAGAAGGATGTTATCCTTTAAACTCTCACCTCAAAATGTAGGAAGATCAGTTGTTCAATCAAACCGAAACGTTCCAGCTGGATCTGTTCCTTCCGGAGATAAGGAAGTGCTCGTCAGAGTCCGAGGAGCTGCTGAAAATTTAGAAGATCTTTCCCAAACGGTTGTGTTTGTCGGACAAGATGGAGAACCAGTTCGTTTAAAAGATTTTGCTTCGTTATCATATGAATATAGAAAAAAATCAGAGAAGGCAATATATAACGGAAAAGAATGCG is part of the Leptospira neocaledonica genome and harbors:
- a CDS encoding efflux RND transporter periplasmic adaptor subunit; translated protein: MKINGKILFLGSTLLLFIAILISFLVPKISGTFKDSSVKKPSVKTVEIQVKMVSPSIESSGIVDPEEKVEVYFKVPGRIEKVYVEEGDHASKGKLLASLEKFQLEQEKKRFEANLDSSMAQVRLAEEKYEKARKQVEARYIEVRKHSELVNKYKEEYEKSKKTYEAKETVFKEGGISSEEANSARVEMIARMTAYENGKRDYEIVSIGMRDDDIKTAGFKVPTTDSGKLAILMDLNTKIEKAEVEVARASYRSNESLLNSAKQNLREADLYSPMEGLVIKKYKTRGDVISGSSVQGQAVVLVAKLETIYAVFNVSEKDSVKVKKGLEVDISIDVLPEVKYKGVVSKIQPYIEEKTHTLQVSAKVENKGNKLKPGMFLRTRTYAGEKMPMFEIPRSGFTETGDKQGFVFVIKEKRAYKVAVEVSETRGESILISSGLQEGDQLVVEGVSRLKEGIEVDVLKSEGSEQNQSVGQ